From the Chiroxiphia lanceolata isolate bChiLan1 chromosome 6, bChiLan1.pri, whole genome shotgun sequence genome, the window CCTTGTTGCTCTGTGCTTGAGCTTCTTGTGCTACTCCGCAAATGTATGTTGAAGTAAGGATCTTGAGAGGCTGTGCCTATTTATCGACATTGTAACATATATCTTGAATGCTTGGAAAATTAAGAAGTGggtagctttttaaaaatgtttttctccttgaCTAAAATGCATCCAGCTTGCAAACATTTGCTATTCCTGGGTCTATATTCCTCAGTATCCTGTCAGGGTTTCTTTATCCCTTTCCGCTGGCcttatttcttgtttgtttggtaAGTATGGAAGATAGAAATACATGCCCTCACAAGCTATCTCTTTGGAATACAACCAAGCATGTGAGCAGCTTCCTGTTGGAAACGATCAGAGTCTGAGCAAAACAGGGATATACTTCAGTTTCTGGCAAACAAATGACTTCTCATTTAGCTCTGCTGTGAGAATGGTGTTATCCACAAAATTCACCGTAGGGGTGATGATCCAAAACACTAAGCTGTTTCTCCAAGTTTTCTTAATAACCAAGGCATTGGAGTGTGAATCAGCCAGAGTTTCCTTTATTCTAAATTTGTTTACCATCTGCCAGAACCCAGTTGTAATTTCAGAACACAATTACTGTGGTTTTATTATCGCGCTGCAAAATGCATCTGTTTCTTAAATTTAAATGGCTTAAATGTGCAAGAAGCTTAATTTAAGATTTGAAATGTATGTTATCGACAAGCTTCAAAAAAGGTGTGCAAAAGATGCAGTTGTAATGTGCCTTAGTATTGAGATTGAGTGATTGAGTAGGTAGGGAGGACCATGTGGCTGAATTCTCAGGTTTGAATCTCTTTAGTGCCATTATGCCCCTTATTTGCAAAGCTTTTACTGTTCAAAATCTTAAAACTGCAGAAGCACTCAGTGTTAACTGATACATAGTCAAAGTTTTCTACTTGGATTGTTAAGATTGATCTAAATGCCTTTGGAAATAAGGGAACTGTCTTGAGTCAACAGCATTCTTAGGGAGCATGTACATACTGATGGAGGGCTGAATGGAAACAGGCTCTAGCCCCCTGGTGTAATTAATAGGGATGCAAGGCTGAGATTAATTAGAGTTTCTGCTcatctgttctcttttttttttttttttcagtgctcaggACTTGGAGCTTCATTTTGCTATATGCTCTCATACCTAGTGGGGCGTCCTGTTGTATACAgatatttaacagaaaaagcagtaaaatggTCAGAACAGGTAAGGCTTCTAGAGATGCTGGAATTTGATACAAAATGTATAGTGGAATAGCATGGAAATCTAGGAGGGCTTGTGCACATGTATCTAGTTATAAAGAAAGGATTCCAACTCCTCTCTGAGAGTGTGTAGTtactttctctgtgtgtttgtaaaCAGTGGGGAGTATTCCTGCTTTTATGGTATTTCCCATGAGAAAGTTGTTCTTACCTAGGAAGAGTTTTTAACTGACCACCCTTGTTTTAGCTCGTGTCAATAGGAACCCTCTGCAGCTTCAGGTGATGCCAAGTAATTGCTCTAACCGTCAGGACTAATGAAAGCTGGGCTTGTGTTTTTGTAGGGCAGGAAAACCTGTAGCTGTAAGTCTGATTGCAAAACCTTGATTTGAAGGTGTTATTGTAGCTGGAGCATTTAGAAACTTTCTGTTACAGTATCTGGTAACATTATTTTCAGCAAGACTTAATTGTGAGAGGAGGCTAAAggttctgaaatacaaaaacagTGTATGATTTGTAGCTGACCTTTAGTCTCTTTCTTTGATACTCTGAAACATGttcaaacatttttgtttgtttgttttgcaagcATGAAGCACAACTTACTACTCTATTCTGTTCAGGATTTTTTTGAAtcacataaaaatactttaaacttGTCCTCATTAGATAAGATATGGAGCTGTGTCTAGCACAATTGACCTCAATAAATGATACAATAGTGTTTTGACTCTTGACCCAagtatattttaatgtttcagaaTTATAAAATCAAGATTATATCGCAGTATAATCTTGAGGCCACTCTGAGTAGCAAATGGTTCCTATTTCCATTAGTAGAAGTGaatatgattttaaattacatgTGTAGCTCATATCTCACTGTTTCCAGGTTAATAGGACCGTATCATCCTTGCATATTGAGGGCTAAGCCATTTTATGTGCAGCATTAATCAATATTTAAGTATTTGTCCTTCACTGAGATTTAAAATCCTTACAGTGTTATTACTGAACAATAGCAGGGCTCCTGACTTTGGTGTTACagttaaatataattttggCTAAAGGTGAAAAACAGGGTTGTGACTGGGGTGAGTTGCTATGTGAGATTTCAGATGGAATTGCAATCAGACCAGGTTTGATTTCCACTCTTTGGGGCCAGATGACCCTGTTTGGGCTTAAGCTTAGTGAAGGTCTGCCAGGATAGGCCAGAAGTGGAGGATGCTTTGCTATCCTGGTAACTTGGTTTGAGGTTACACTACTTGTTTAAAAGAGCTGATTTGCTaaagccaggctggcaggagaAGAGGCCTTGTTGTAGCACTGGTGTAAGGAGCTGGGCTACACTTGAGAATATAATGAAAACTGTGAATGGAGTTGGAGCTGCTCCTTGCTCCTGGGTAACGCTGGGCATTTGAACATATGGGGAGACAGGCTTTGCaactgtgctggcagcagccacctGATGAAGTTCAGAGCCATGACCTGGGTAAGCTTCAAGTGAGGAATAAAGCTGTGTTCCAGGTTGGATTGTGAGTTAGGGCAGAATGGGTTGAGGAACAAAGTTCATTGCTGGTTCCTGCACAAGCTTTAGGAATGGAGTTACAGGCTGGCTGTGTTGGTTGGGCTACAGTTAGGcagagggagctgtgctggagttgGGTAAGgcctgctgctgtccctgatGACTCTTGAGTTGGGTGATTGAGACACATCAccaccctgctctgccacagacaGGTATTTCCAGAGTGACTCGAGTACTATTTACAGGTGATTCACTGGTGACTCTTCCCCTCATGCATTGTTTAACTGCTGTTTATGTTTGCAACTTGTCAATGTGTACAAAAGATAGGGCCCCCCTCACAAACCTCTAGTAGTAAAatccttttgtattttcaagGCAGGGATTTTCtttactaatttttttgttgtttttgttttggcagGTTGAACGACACAGAGAACACCTCATTAACTACATAATATTTTTGAGAATAACACCTTTTCTTCCCAATTGGTTTATCAATATAACATCTCCTGTAATCAATGTGCCATTGAAAGTGTTTTTCATTGGCACTTTCCTAGGTAAGAGTTGTGGCTCATGAGCTGTAGTTTGGGGTGGCCAGAAGAAGGGGCATGATTTGTCTCTCCCTGTAGGTGTTATTCAGCTGAGATCACACCTACCAGATAGCTGAAAGATTCCACAAGAATGTTGTTTCTATGTGTGGAGCTTATGGCAGCAAAAGATTTTAGCAGTCAGGACTGTTCTGATGTCCTGGCCCAGGCTTAATTACTTGCTTAAGGAAACACACATTATCTGAACACTTTATTAGTAACATTTTGTTCTGCTCCATGACTGTAATACTTGTGAACAATTACATGCTCCTATTTTGGGCTCAGCATGGCTGCGTGAGGATGTTCATGATGTTAATCTGAAGCATTATTTCTCAGCTTCCCACTCCATGTTGTCCATTAAAACATGTCTTCTGAGGAgtgaattaataatttaattaatgtaGTGCTAAACACTTTAGGTTTTTTAATTGGCATATTTTTGCAAACACTTTTTAATCTGGTTAGGAAACAATCCATATTTTGCCTTCGTGAActtaaataaaatcagtttgcAAATAGACGACCTGCAGTCTGCAGTCTCTAAAGAGCAGAGATTATTTGCTTAGACTCGTGTTTGTGTTAAAAAATGGTGTAAAACCAGTTCTTTTAATAAgtgttttttgtctttgatttctgtatttacagccctcttaaaaaaaaaaaaaagaaaaaagtacaagGTGACAAAATCTCAAACTTTTGGTGTTAGAAGTTGGATGACtaatttatggggtttttttaccctaacaagttgtttttttcatcctttccctgctgcaggtgTGGCACCACCGTCTTTTGTAGCCATTAAGGCAGGAACAACGCTGTACCAGCTTACAACAGCAGGGGAGGCTGTTTCCTGGAACTCTGTTTTTGTTCTCATGTTTCTAGCCATCCTCTCCATCCTACCAGCTCTCTTCcagaagaaactgaaacagaagTTTGAATAAGGATCAAACTGGACCAGAATTTCCCATACTTCATCTCAGGATCAGCACTTCTGATATTTGtatatttgcttttctattGGATCTTAAGCAATTAAAGGGGAGGCTTGTAATTGATAAGAATGTCTTTAAATGAACACATGGCCTTAAACGGAAGGAACTGTGTTCAGATATGTACTGCATATAGTTTTGTAACCAAACCATCAGAGTTTTActttgggaggggggggtgtgtgtggctCTCAGAATGAGATAAGTGAAAACATAGATGTAACATCTTGCTCTAGTTATATGCAGAGCAAAAATTGTAATGTGCTGATGCTTTCTAAcacttgcaggaaaaaaaccttaattAACCCAGTCCAACTTTGTAACATTCTCTGTAGGCTTGCATGTGATCTGGTCTGAGAGCATTTCTCACTAACaatatttcccttcttttttgcctttgggagtttcaaaataataatataagAACGGTGCTCAATCAGAAACAAAGGTTCTTTGCAGTACTTTAACTACAATGTTATTCTCATCCTGT encodes:
- the TMEM41B gene encoding transmembrane protein 41B isoform X1; translation: MAQRRAAERGPCQAAESARHQRQLLEGKALAEGGSARTSLLILVSIFLSAAFLMFLVYKNFPQLSEEERECIKVPRDMDDAKALGKVLSKYKDTFYVQVLVAYFATYVFLQTFAIPGSIFLSILSGFLYPFPLALFLVCLCSGLGASFCYMLSYLVGRPVVYRYLTEKAVKWSEQVERHREHLINYIIFLRITPFLPNWFINITSPVINVPLKVFFIGTFLGVAPPSFVAIKAGTTLYQLTTAGEAVSWNSVFVLMFLAILSILPALFQKKLKQKFE
- the TMEM41B gene encoding transmembrane protein 41B isoform X2 translates to MPRRGITFNIPLKWKALAEGGSARTSLLILVSIFLSAAFLMFLVYKNFPQLSEEERECIKVPRDMDDAKALGKVLSKYKDTFYVQVLVAYFATYVFLQTFAIPGSIFLSILSGFLYPFPLALFLVCLCSGLGASFCYMLSYLVGRPVVYRYLTEKAVKWSEQVERHREHLINYIIFLRITPFLPNWFINITSPVINVPLKVFFIGTFLGVAPPSFVAIKAGTTLYQLTTAGEAVSWNSVFVLMFLAILSILPALFQKKLKQKFE